One Rubripirellula reticaptiva genomic region harbors:
- a CDS encoding TIM barrel protein — protein sequence MKMIKNFSPGSLGINGRQTELLELALTYAFNGIDIDMHEMLRRSQRTDVADAAKYLEAARKAFKIRIGGFDLGIDLDADEDTFTAALTSLHPLAELAKELGIKRAYTRVPAATDRLPYHEYFEVQRTRLGQIADLLAVREIKLGVGFSAGKELEEGKQFPFIRNVEGFIALVRGVGSANIGFYVDTWDWVVGDGALDQFSELTAADIVAVRLCSLRPESDPATAASNERVVPAQEGLLDHVKVIQHLVAINFEGPVSPGASGASYKGQTRESIVQRAQVALDEIFVAAGLTVAPLPKDLIEDIPYEPNPIG from the coding sequence ATGAAGATGATCAAAAACTTTTCGCCCGGCTCGCTTGGCATCAACGGCCGTCAAACTGAATTGCTGGAATTGGCGCTGACTTACGCGTTCAACGGCATCGACATCGACATGCACGAAATGCTGCGTCGCAGCCAACGTACCGATGTTGCCGACGCAGCGAAGTACCTCGAAGCTGCTCGCAAGGCATTCAAGATCCGCATCGGCGGTTTCGACCTGGGCATCGATCTAGACGCCGACGAAGACACTTTCACCGCCGCACTGACCAGCCTGCACCCGCTGGCCGAATTGGCAAAAGAACTCGGCATCAAGCGTGCTTACACTCGCGTCCCCGCCGCCACCGATCGTCTGCCCTACCACGAATATTTCGAAGTGCAGCGCACGCGATTGGGCCAAATTGCTGACTTACTAGCCGTTCGCGAAATCAAGCTGGGCGTTGGTTTCTCGGCCGGCAAAGAATTGGAAGAGGGCAAGCAATTCCCATTCATCCGTAACGTCGAAGGCTTCATCGCGTTGGTTCGAGGCGTCGGGTCGGCAAACATCGGCTTCTACGTCGACACCTGGGATTGGGTGGTTGGTGACGGAGCTCTGGATCAATTCAGCGAATTGACTGCCGCCGACATCGTCGCGGTTCGCTTGTGCTCGCTGCGTCCCGAAAGCGATCCTGCGACCGCAGCTTCGAACGAACGAGTCGTTCCGGCTCAAGAAGGCCTGCTGGATCACGTCAAGGTGATCCAACACTTGGTCGCCATCAATTTCGAAGGCCCTGTCAGCCCCGGTGCATCGGGCGCCAGCTACAAAGGTCAAACTCGCGAGAGCATCGTGCAACGTGCTCAAGTCGCTCTGGACGAAATCTTCGTCGCAGCCGGCCTGACCGTCGCTCCGCTGCCGAAGGACCTGATCGAAGACATCCCTTACGAACCCAACCCAATCGGCTAA
- a CDS encoding MBL fold metallo-hydrolase produces the protein MTKDSRSGFVTFLGTGTSVGVPAIGCDCEVCQSSDPTNNRTRCAITIETDGGTILVDTPPDLRTQLLREKIPLVHAVLFTHEHADHLFGLDDLRLFPFRLGGPVPLYCEPHVEARIRKSFDYAFTERTPTHPGATPQLECRTIGPDDAFDVLGVSVMPIPLKHGPHFNVLGFRIGDFAYCTDTNEIPPSSIERLQGVKTFVVGALRHKPHPTHFNVEQAVEVARQVGASQTWLTHISHDLDHQTTTRELPDGIDLAYDGLKVPIAW, from the coding sequence ATGACCAAAGATTCCCGCAGCGGTTTTGTGACGTTCTTGGGGACCGGAACTAGCGTCGGTGTCCCGGCGATCGGGTGCGACTGCGAAGTGTGCCAGAGCAGCGACCCGACCAACAACCGAACGCGATGCGCGATCACGATCGAAACCGATGGTGGAACGATCTTGGTGGACACGCCGCCTGATTTGCGGACGCAGCTCTTGCGCGAGAAAATTCCGCTGGTCCATGCCGTATTGTTCACTCATGAACATGCCGACCATTTGTTTGGGCTCGACGATTTAAGACTGTTTCCGTTTCGGTTGGGCGGTCCGGTGCCACTGTACTGTGAGCCGCACGTTGAAGCACGCATTCGAAAGTCGTTTGATTACGCGTTCACCGAGCGAACGCCGACGCATCCCGGCGCGACGCCGCAACTGGAATGTCGCACAATCGGTCCCGACGATGCGTTTGACGTGCTGGGCGTTTCGGTGATGCCGATCCCTCTGAAACATGGCCCGCACTTCAACGTGCTCGGTTTTCGCATCGGCGACTTTGCGTACTGCACCGATACCAATGAGATCCCGCCGTCATCGATCGAGCGATTGCAGGGTGTGAAAACGTTCGTCGTTGGGGCGCTGCGTCACAAGCCGCACCCGACGCACTTCAATGTCGAGCAGGCCGTTGAAGTCGCGCGGCAAGTCGGAGCCAGTCAAACATGGCTAACCCACATCTCGCACGATCTCGATCACCAGACCACCACGCGAGAATTGCCGGACGGAATCGACTTGGCCTACGACGGTCTGAAAGTGCCAATCGCTTGGTAG